A part of Paenibacillus sp. IHBB 10380 genomic DNA contains:
- the smpB gene encoding SsrA-binding protein SmpB, whose product MGKSDGKVLAQNKKASHDYFIEETYEAGMVLTGTEIKSLRNGRANIGDAFATIRNGEIHIHNMHISPFEQGNRSNPTDPTRTRKLLMHKQQISKLIGLSKQEGYTIVPLKIYIRNGYAKLLLGLGRGKKQYDKRDTAAKRDAQRDIQRALREKQKIAR is encoded by the coding sequence ATGGGTAAGAGTGACGGGAAAGTCTTGGCCCAGAACAAGAAAGCTTCCCATGATTATTTCATTGAGGAGACGTATGAAGCTGGCATGGTGTTGACGGGCACTGAGATTAAGTCACTTCGTAACGGCAGAGCGAATATCGGGGATGCTTTTGCAACGATCCGTAATGGCGAAATTCATATCCACAATATGCATATTAGTCCTTTCGAACAGGGTAACCGTAGTAACCCAACAGATCCAACAAGAACTCGAAAGCTACTTATGCACAAGCAACAAATTTCTAAGCTCATTGGGCTATCTAAGCAAGAGGGATATACCATTGTACCGCTTAAAATTTATATCCGAAACGGATATGCGAAGCTCCTACTGGGTCTTGGTAGAGGTAAGAAGCAGTATGATAAACGTGATACGGCTGCCAAACGCGATGCTCAACGTGATATTCAACGTGCGTTACGTGAGAAGCAGAAAATTGCAAGATAA
- a CDS encoding S-layer homology domain-containing protein yields the protein MNSKLKSLICTSFAFFMLAQSMATVSATENTPSTSSTGRWMSGEYHTHTIQSADASESFMKLENVLDAAFREDLDNKPVETVTSLTYGNPFDFIVLSDHLRDSPRDPDGNNKGTARWEAIKEQQDKLAALQAAGKYTDKFIYSGFEWDMMGLDHGSVGIIDSKSNEVPIDAIHQFEWLYSYDTAPDMFHSDETTLWGARPDKNTLKPDKNKTFEAIEWLKTNYPESYVLLNHPSRHNGDSSGVVTIEDIRKMNDIAPEIVFGMEGLPGNQMAGGGNRAELKDVYGGADVMVAKVGGMWDAMLGEGRHFWNFTNSDFHFKLSSNRSYSSGYWPSEYSRNNTWVEGNTFKDIVEGMRSGKSYAVYGDLINALDFKATGNGAQAEMGENLQVTEGDLTTISIRFKNPEHNNYAPISPHETSVTNDTKVDHVDLISGEVTGKLDVSQYASNTTNATTKVIKRFTKEDWGQPDVEGYYTVSYKVPADTNRYYRLRGTNLGTDVAGFTKNGEPLQDQSFDRGSDTPELNEERFNNINDRNYTGLWFYSNPIFVNVAGLSDEQAVTDTITSVTSTLGDTSAITTNIPLPSEGLHGTRIEWKSSNAYIIRIDNNTAIVTRPSSGMGDMRITLTATISRGDQSIDKPYTFIVKAYPSNNLPDNNSSGNSSSGNSSPGNNSSKPNASVSGGGGTVTAASNGNITITPDKGYQVKDVTINGISKGALTQLTGLKSSDQVVVTFEKLPEQPQKPTEPAKPVVTFSDVSNHWAASSINYVVEHALFTGTAANTFSPSKTMTRGMLVTVMHRLADKPEVESNHFKDVNTNAYYSDAVAWASQNNIVTGVDSTHFAPDQSITREQLAQIFFNYAKANKLNINARQSLVAFTDANKISSWAVDAMKWSVSNHLLSGTGNGMLDPTGAVSRAEVAAIINRFMTTFNM from the coding sequence ATGAACAGCAAGCTGAAGTCTTTAATTTGTACCTCATTCGCCTTTTTCATGCTCGCACAGAGTATGGCGACGGTGTCTGCAACAGAGAACACACCTTCCACCAGTTCAACAGGAAGATGGATGTCTGGTGAGTACCATACCCACACCATACAATCGGCAGATGCATCCGAATCTTTTATGAAATTGGAAAATGTACTCGATGCTGCGTTTCGAGAGGATCTTGACAATAAGCCTGTAGAAACAGTCACATCACTGACGTACGGCAATCCCTTTGATTTCATCGTGCTATCTGATCATCTGCGCGATTCGCCGCGAGACCCAGATGGCAACAATAAGGGCACTGCACGTTGGGAAGCGATTAAAGAACAGCAGGACAAGCTTGCAGCGCTCCAAGCTGCTGGAAAATACACAGATAAATTCATTTATTCTGGTTTTGAATGGGACATGATGGGCTTGGATCATGGTTCTGTCGGCATTATTGATTCCAAAAGTAATGAAGTGCCCATCGATGCTATTCATCAATTCGAGTGGTTGTACAGCTACGATACAGCTCCAGATATGTTTCATTCAGATGAGACTACTCTTTGGGGAGCAAGGCCTGATAAGAATACGTTGAAACCTGATAAAAATAAAACCTTTGAAGCCATTGAGTGGCTGAAAACGAATTACCCGGAGAGCTATGTATTGCTTAACCATCCATCTAGACATAATGGTGATAGCAGTGGTGTTGTCACTATCGAAGATATTCGCAAGATGAATGATATTGCTCCTGAGATTGTATTCGGTATGGAAGGGCTACCGGGTAACCAAATGGCAGGCGGTGGGAATAGAGCGGAATTAAAAGACGTATACGGCGGAGCTGACGTCATGGTCGCAAAGGTCGGCGGAATGTGGGATGCCATGCTTGGTGAAGGTCGTCACTTCTGGAACTTCACAAATTCCGACTTTCATTTTAAGTTGAGCAGCAATCGGAGTTACTCAAGTGGTTACTGGCCTAGCGAGTACTCGCGAAACAATACTTGGGTCGAGGGTAATACCTTCAAAGATATTGTAGAGGGTATGCGTTCAGGTAAATCTTATGCCGTTTATGGCGATCTTATCAATGCGCTTGACTTCAAAGCCACTGGAAATGGCGCTCAAGCTGAAATGGGCGAGAACCTACAGGTAACCGAAGGGGATCTTACAACAATCAGCATTCGCTTCAAGAACCCAGAGCACAACAACTATGCACCAATTAGCCCGCATGAAACCTCAGTCACTAATGATACCAAAGTCGATCATGTCGATCTGATCTCAGGAGAAGTAACTGGCAAGCTCGATGTAAGTCAATATGCCAGCAATACAACCAATGCCACGACGAAAGTTATTAAACGTTTTACGAAAGAAGATTGGGGACAACCAGATGTCGAAGGCTATTATACTGTTTCCTATAAGGTACCTGCGGATACAAACCGTTATTATCGTTTGCGCGGTACGAACCTTGGTACAGACGTAGCAGGCTTCACAAAGAACGGCGAGCCTTTACAAGATCAATCATTTGATAGGGGTAGTGACACGCCGGAGCTGAACGAGGAACGCTTCAATAATATTAATGACCGTAACTATACAGGCTTGTGGTTTTATTCCAATCCGATCTTTGTTAATGTCGCCGGGCTCAGTGACGAGCAGGCAGTTACCGATACGATTACTAGTGTAACTTCAACACTTGGTGATACGAGTGCGATTACCACTAACATTCCCCTCCCTTCTGAAGGGTTGCATGGTACCCGGATTGAATGGAAGAGCAGTAATGCGTATATCATTCGCATCGACAACAACACTGCGATTGTTACACGTCCATCCTCTGGCATGGGGGATATGCGTATCACACTGACTGCAACGATATCTCGCGGCGATCAAAGCATAGATAAACCCTATACCTTTATCGTTAAAGCCTACCCTTCTAACAACTTGCCAGACAACAACTCGTCAGGCAACAGTTCGTCAGGCAACAGCTCGCCAGGCAACAACTCTAGCAAGCCGAATGCGTCTGTCTCAGGTGGTGGTGGAACAGTTACTGCTGCTTCAAATGGCAATATTACAATAACACCTGACAAAGGCTACCAGGTTAAAGATGTTACGATCAATGGGATATCTAAGGGAGCACTCACTCAATTGACGGGTCTGAAATCTTCTGATCAAGTTGTTGTGACCTTCGAGAAGCTTCCGGAGCAACCTCAGAAGCCAACTGAGCCTGCTAAGCCTGTTGTTACTTTTAGTGATGTTTCGAATCACTGGGCGGCTTCATCCATTAACTATGTTGTGGAACATGCATTGTTCACGGGTACCGCGGCAAATACGTTTAGCCCGAGCAAAACCATGACTCGTGGTATGCTGGTCACGGTTATGCACCGCTTAGCGGATAAACCTGAAGTAGAGTCAAATCACTTCAAAGATGTTAATACGAATGCCTATTACAGTGATGCGGTAGCTTGGGCAAGCCAGAATAACATCGTCACTGGGGTTGATAGTACTCACTTTGCTCCAGATCAATCTATTACTCGTGAACAACTTGCACAGATATTCTTTAATTATGCAAAAGCAAACAAATTGAATATTAATGCTAGGCAGTCATTAGTCGCTTTCACAGATGCGAACAAAATCTCATCTTGGGCAGTTGATGCGATGAAGTGGTCCGTAAGCAATCATTTACTTTCTGGTACGGGTAATGGCATGCTTGATCCAACGGGTGCCGTATCACGTGCTGAAGTCGCAGCAATTATTAATCGTTTTATGACTACCTTTAACATGTAA
- a CDS encoding copper amine oxidase N-terminal domain-containing protein, translating to MKRIVVVLFFVLMILTFHQPVHADSNQYWIMLDGKYLNTKLTPINNNGSIYVPMRLIFESLHAEVTYVPEEGKVIGEKGDIMIELQLGKTMAYKNSQPILLSGPPMIVNNSFYVPIRFVSESLGASVFWKSDIHAVVIETPQLTAITELPVLNDRGNPAVLERSGNMKLKWSFQDESPYEMYRGYKGPTDTLIFSNFDTIKVMDRDGNLQNEWPFKHKDIPAKINAIINKGLAESGSEPTQSFHVTKDNKTLEKIDPKTGKALWTYRLPVSEEKMGFSFLDYTVFLDPYGTVYISTQGGTLHALNSADGSLKFKLVFNHRTISSTEVLPLSATELVVLNDNAIMFFEIKE from the coding sequence ATGAAGAGAATCGTCGTAGTTTTATTTTTTGTACTCATGATTTTAACGTTTCATCAGCCGGTACACGCCGACTCCAATCAATATTGGATCATGCTGGATGGCAAATATTTGAATACGAAATTGACTCCGATCAATAATAACGGAAGTATCTATGTTCCGATGCGCTTAATCTTCGAGTCGCTGCACGCCGAAGTGACTTATGTTCCCGAAGAAGGAAAGGTCATCGGCGAAAAAGGTGACATTATGATCGAGCTTCAGCTCGGCAAAACGATGGCTTATAAAAATAGTCAACCGATTCTTTTGTCCGGACCTCCAATGATCGTAAACAACAGCTTCTATGTACCGATCCGTTTTGTCAGCGAATCCCTAGGGGCATCGGTATTTTGGAAATCGGACATCCATGCCGTGGTGATCGAAACACCGCAATTGACGGCCATTACCGAGCTTCCGGTGCTCAATGATCGCGGCAACCCAGCTGTTCTAGAGCGCAGTGGAAATATGAAATTGAAGTGGTCGTTTCAAGATGAAAGTCCATATGAAATGTACAGAGGGTATAAGGGGCCGACGGATACTCTGATTTTTTCAAATTTCGATACGATCAAAGTGATGGACCGTGATGGAAATCTTCAGAATGAATGGCCGTTCAAGCATAAGGACATCCCGGCGAAGATCAATGCGATAATCAATAAGGGGTTAGCGGAATCGGGATCGGAACCGACACAATCGTTTCATGTCACCAAAGATAATAAAACTTTGGAAAAAATAGACCCGAAAACCGGAAAAGCGCTGTGGACTTATCGTTTACCGGTCTCTGAGGAAAAGATGGGATTTAGTTTCCTTGATTACACCGTGTTTCTGGACCCATACGGAACTGTCTACATATCAACTCAAGGCGGCACACTGCATGCCCTGAATTCCGCTGACGGAAGTTTGAAATTCAAGCTGGTATTCAACCACCGCACTATTTCTTCGACGGAAGTGCTCCCGCTGTCCGCAACCGAGCTAGTGGTGCTGAATGACAATGCCATTATGTTTTTTGAAATTAAAGAGTAA
- a CDS encoding NAD(P)/FAD-dependent oxidoreductase — translation MAHIIAGGQTIRSEYGEILFTDYGISGPAILQLSRVASSKLAQDESVVISVDLMPDRSREEVIDFLEMHWGTFGHRTVADFFIGIINKKLIPILLKEAGINDQPNLLCQDLMWKTKKIFYRLMKHWEFVVTGTNNFTFAQTTVGGIDTTEINKGTLESKLVSGLYFAGEAMDVDGDCGGYRWIQPAVGLEFRLCRSEGAYRPYCPRP, via the coding sequence ATGGCTCATATCATCGCGGGCGGTCAAACGATCCGCAGCGAATATGGCGAAATTCTTTTCACCGACTATGGCATTTCCGGCCCAGCCATTCTCCAGCTTAGTCGAGTAGCCTCGTCTAAGTTAGCTCAAGATGAGTCTGTGGTCATATCGGTTGATTTAATGCCGGACCGTAGTAGGGAAGAGGTAATTGATTTTCTGGAAATGCACTGGGGGACCTTCGGGCATCGGACCGTTGCGGATTTCTTTATTGGCATCATCAATAAGAAGTTGATACCCATTCTTTTGAAGGAAGCAGGCATCAATGACCAGCCTAACCTCCTCTGTCAGGATTTAATGTGGAAAACGAAAAAGATATTCTATCGACTAATGAAACATTGGGAATTCGTAGTGACCGGCACAAACAACTTTACGTTTGCTCAAACGACGGTCGGAGGCATCGATACAACAGAAATTAACAAGGGAACGTTGGAATCCAAACTTGTTTCCGGACTCTATTTTGCTGGTGAGGCTATGGATGTGGATGGAGATTGCGGTGGATACAGGTGGATACAACCTGCAGTGGGCCTGGAGTTCCGGTTATGCCGCAGCGAAGGGGCTTACCGACCATATTGCCCGCGTCCCTGA
- a CDS encoding sensor domain-containing protein, with protein MKTIEATAKAPSGKVNWVLFNPKTYATILYLLLSLPLGIIYFTVAITGIALSIGLTPLFIGIPLFFGVAKLLNGIVNFEQSMIRQILGLPTPPVSYTYNQQSEAGHNWLMRMVRGFDGGLFIRDLLLVLLRFVTGIVFFVIMVTVISLGLGFIALPVVHIILMNEMKLDILENTLFSYFHIDWTYNQQYMLYVGVGLVLFWIALRVVNGLMQIQRRIMYVDEPYQQPSVPVESQIHAPVQSQYYEYQEEQPTQGMMQPSYREP; from the coding sequence ATGAAGACAATAGAAGCGACTGCAAAGGCGCCATCAGGTAAGGTGAATTGGGTGCTTTTTAATCCAAAAACCTATGCAACGATCCTCTATTTATTGTTATCTCTCCCGTTAGGGATTATCTATTTTACAGTAGCGATAACGGGAATTGCACTATCAATCGGTTTAACTCCATTATTTATTGGAATACCGCTGTTTTTTGGAGTAGCTAAGCTGTTGAATGGGATTGTGAATTTTGAACAAAGCATGATCAGACAAATTTTGGGTTTGCCTACTCCTCCTGTTTCATATACCTACAATCAACAGTCTGAAGCTGGGCATAACTGGCTGATGCGAATGGTGAGAGGTTTTGACGGAGGGCTATTCATTCGAGATCTGCTGCTCGTATTACTAAGATTTGTAACAGGCATTGTATTCTTTGTTATTATGGTAACGGTGATTTCACTAGGACTAGGATTTATTGCTCTTCCAGTCGTGCATATCATTTTAATGAATGAGATGAAGCTTGATATTTTAGAAAATACCTTGTTTAGTTATTTTCATATCGATTGGACCTATAATCAGCAATATATGCTGTACGTAGGCGTTGGCCTTGTGCTTTTTTGGATCGCGCTTCGCGTCGTGAATGGGCTCATGCAAATTCAGCGCAGAATCATGTATGTGGACGAGCCATATCAGCAGCCGTCAGTGCCAGTGGAGTCACAAATACATGCGCCGGTTCAGTCGCAATATTATGAGTACCAAGAGGAGCAGCCCACTCAAGGGATGATGCAGCCATCCTATAGAGAGCCTTAG
- a CDS encoding NAD(P)/FAD-dependent oxidoreductase, with protein MTNKSTTMELDELAALLRKYQSNQPDFPFPVLQQFGVRQTIDFFNMLGLPLTSLEDGRMYPMSLQASSVLDIFRLALEDRNVPVYFNHKVLDITVSKDHPRFTILCQMETEETQEQVVITIDYLFLCTGGLTAPKTGTDGSGYTLAQRLGHTLIEPLPANIRI; from the coding sequence ATTACGAACAAATCTACTACGATGGAATTGGACGAGTTAGCTGCTTTATTACGCAAGTATCAAAGTAATCAGCCTGATTTTCCATTTCCAGTCCTGCAGCAATTTGGTGTCCGTCAAACCATCGACTTCTTTAACATGCTCGGACTTCCGCTGACAAGTTTGGAGGATGGCCGGATGTATCCGATGTCGCTACAGGCCAGCTCCGTGTTGGATATTTTCCGGCTTGCCCTGGAGGATCGGAATGTGCCAGTGTACTTTAATCATAAAGTGTTGGATATAACCGTGTCCAAAGATCATCCACGCTTTACAATTCTATGTCAAATGGAGACAGAGGAGACACAGGAACAGGTAGTTATAACCATCGATTATCTTTTTCTATGTACTGGAGGTCTTACCGCTCCGAAAACGGGGACGGACGGTTCCGGTTATACCCTTGCTCAGCGTTTGGGGCACACACTTATTGAGCCTTTGCCGGCGAATATCCGCATCTAA
- a CDS encoding 2OG-Fe(II) oxygenase: MISEVSILPIQSVYSIDNHIITATVLNEEPLIMKFDHVLSDEECQALIESAASRLEQSKLVNKEVSQIRTSKGMFFDKNESLLINIIENRISSLMQVPIAHAEGLQVLHYEPGQEYKEHYDFFGPNNPSSHNNRISTLVIYLNDVEEGGETTLPNLGITVKPVKGSAVYFEYFYNNQTLNELTLHSGEPVIRGEKWVATQWMRKQRIREGD, translated from the coding sequence ATGATATCTGAAGTTTCTATCTTACCAATTCAATCTGTCTATTCTATTGACAATCACATCATTACTGCCACAGTTTTAAATGAAGAACCTTTAATAATGAAATTTGATCATGTACTCAGCGATGAAGAATGCCAAGCACTTATCGAGTCTGCTGCATCTCGTCTTGAACAATCGAAATTAGTGAATAAAGAAGTTAGTCAGATTCGTACTAGCAAAGGTATGTTTTTTGATAAAAACGAAAGCCTATTAATTAATATAATTGAGAACCGCATATCAAGCTTAATGCAGGTACCCATTGCACATGCTGAAGGACTACAAGTTTTACATTATGAACCTGGACAAGAGTATAAAGAACATTATGATTTTTTTGGGCCCAATAACCCTTCAAGTCATAATAATCGAATAAGTACATTAGTCATATACTTAAATGATGTAGAAGAAGGAGGAGAAACAACACTTCCAAACTTAGGTATTACTGTGAAACCAGTTAAAGGATCTGCTGTTTACTTCGAATATTTTTATAATAATCAAACATTAAACGAACTAACGCTGCATAGTGGTGAACCTGTTATCCGCGGTGAAAAATGGGTAGCTACTCAATGGATGCGTAAACAACGAATTCGAGAAGGGGACTAA
- a CDS encoding amidase family protein, producing the protein MRKKYINFKALLAILLVFSILPWNHANAEIAKSTFDPFEKSIDEVTKALDTKQITSEELVEYYLKRIEAFDKQGPVINSIIAVNNQALETAKALDAERKSKGPRSKLHGIPFVVKDNFDVVGMPTTSGAVALKNEHPTKNSFTVQKLIDAGAIVIAKTNMSELAASYGRLGYSSMGGLTINPYNLNRDASGSSSGSAAAVAANFAVFGLGTDTSGSVRGPANVTGLVGIRPTMGLTSRSGVVPFSLSLDVTGPLARSVEDASLVLTAMAGTDKADYATKSANRHVQDYAKALNASSLKHARIGVATDFFGGNDEVDAITNQAIAKMKSMGTEVVPVTFSKQTKYLWTPVLGPVGDAEFKRQFEKYLRSLPAGGPKTLQEVIDISESPEVLNSATPVNPARLEGLKTALAKADTLYSKEYKNIVKKEIPQTRKEIEKIMKKNNLDAIVFPTMACPASNRFDKEDPTYVCNAYDTYAASYVASATGFPEVTVPAGTVEEGVPVGISFLGSAYSEQTLLNLAYSFEQATKARTAPVHTPNMRP; encoded by the coding sequence TTGAGAAAAAAATATATAAACTTCAAAGCTTTACTAGCTATTTTGCTAGTTTTCTCGATTTTGCCATGGAATCATGCAAATGCCGAAATAGCAAAAAGTACGTTTGATCCGTTTGAGAAAAGCATCGATGAAGTCACAAAAGCTCTGGACACAAAGCAAATTACATCGGAAGAGCTGGTGGAATACTATCTGAAACGTATTGAAGCCTTTGATAAACAAGGCCCTGTTATAAATTCTATTATTGCGGTTAACAACCAAGCTCTTGAAACAGCAAAGGCACTCGATGCCGAGCGCAAATCGAAAGGACCAAGAAGCAAGCTTCACGGCATTCCTTTTGTCGTAAAGGATAACTTTGATGTGGTTGGCATGCCGACCACATCTGGGGCTGTAGCTCTGAAGAATGAACATCCTACTAAGAATTCATTCACCGTTCAGAAGCTTATCGATGCCGGAGCCATTGTAATCGCCAAAACAAACATGTCCGAGCTCGCCGCTTCCTATGGCAGACTGGGCTATAGCTCCATGGGCGGTTTGACAATTAATCCTTACAATCTGAACCGTGATGCTTCCGGTTCCAGCAGCGGTAGTGCAGCAGCTGTAGCGGCTAACTTTGCCGTATTCGGACTTGGAACGGATACTTCCGGTTCCGTCAGAGGTCCAGCCAATGTTACCGGGCTAGTAGGTATCAGACCGACTATGGGATTGACTAGTCGCAGCGGCGTCGTCCCTTTTTCCCTTTCTTTGGACGTAACTGGTCCTTTGGCACGTAGTGTCGAAGACGCTAGCTTAGTGCTTACTGCGATGGCTGGAACAGACAAAGCAGATTATGCGACAAAATCTGCGAACCGCCATGTTCAAGACTACGCCAAAGCACTGAACGCTTCTTCGCTGAAGCATGCGCGTATCGGCGTGGCGACTGACTTCTTCGGCGGCAATGATGAAGTAGATGCTATTACGAATCAAGCGATTGCTAAAATGAAAAGCATGGGAACGGAAGTAGTGCCTGTCACATTCTCCAAACAAACCAAGTACCTCTGGACTCCAGTTCTTGGACCGGTCGGGGATGCGGAATTCAAAAGACAGTTTGAAAAATATTTGCGCTCGCTTCCTGCCGGCGGACCTAAAACGCTGCAAGAGGTAATCGATATTAGTGAATCTCCTGAAGTATTGAACTCGGCAACACCTGTTAACCCTGCTCGTTTGGAAGGCTTGAAGACAGCATTGGCTAAAGCAGATACTCTATATTCCAAAGAGTACAAGAATATCGTTAAGAAAGAAATACCGCAGACCCGTAAAGAAATTGAAAAGATTATGAAGAAGAACAACCTGGACGCTATCGTTTTCCCTACGATGGCCTGCCCTGCTTCCAACCGCTTTGACAAAGAAGACCCTACCTATGTCTGCAATGCGTATGATACTTATGCAGCGAGCTACGTGGCATCTGCTACAGGCTTCCCTGAAGTAACCGTACCTGCGGGAACGGTAGAAGAAGGCGTACCGGTGGGCATCTCATTCTTGGGATCAGCATACAGTGAGCAAACGCTGCTTAACCTAGCTTATTCCTTCGAGCAAGCTACGAAAGCAAGAACTGCTCCTGTACATACACCGAATATGAGACCATAA
- a CDS encoding methyl-accepting chemotaxis protein produces MRKKLQWNLKLQLLVTMVVLVLLSTLSMGLGINQQVKGEMTEDFYDATRKEIEQVSGAIDLYFTTVNESVEYFAKSPLIKKIDSSITSYVDAVGADGTLQMTPAKNGGIEAKIYNFFLEYSKTHPNVPYIYLGTKDGGYIQWPDGTSTDKFDPRPRAWYTQAVENPDKIVRSGAYAAFTTGAPIVSSSVTIKDDAGNIVGVQGVDVSLDFLTDTINNMKIGKTGYVILADQTGTILANPKNPETNFKNLMDLGIAEFADIDKLAGKNLDITLNKQNYTASVYVSPENGWKYIAVMDEGEVAESVNAIQDIIFLIMVVIAVIAIGVALYLAGAITKPINAAVQYLQQIGSGDLAIDIPQSMLNKRSEVGTMVRAIDAMKQDMQNMIGGISTSGQIVSQSADKLTDSMDQTQKASSLITESIVQLATASNDEANNVMEGSEKVEQLGGAIDQVTASAQEILDLARRTAELNQRGIVIVQELVGKFNSTQRASEETAQAINHVSGSTGEIRGILGTILEISGQTNLLALNASIEASRAGEHGRGFSVVAAEIRKLAEQSASAANNISHIISTVNNQVGSAVQAIGKSRELFIDQETAVRETETIFNDIMVSVNSQMDMTNQVDGQIQLMVEKRYELTDVFTNISAITEENAAITQDVSAAAEEQLATIDDIAGYLTQLQGLSKDLEDNIKKFNIHNQ; encoded by the coding sequence TTGAGAAAGAAACTACAGTGGAATCTAAAGCTTCAACTATTGGTTACGATGGTCGTCCTGGTATTGCTGTCGACATTATCGATGGGCCTCGGGATCAACCAGCAAGTTAAGGGGGAAATGACGGAGGATTTCTACGATGCAACTCGGAAGGAAATCGAACAAGTTAGCGGTGCTATAGACTTGTACTTTACTACCGTGAATGAGTCGGTTGAATACTTTGCCAAGAGCCCGCTCATCAAGAAGATCGACAGTTCCATCACCTCTTACGTGGATGCGGTAGGAGCAGATGGAACTCTTCAGATGACTCCAGCTAAAAATGGAGGTATAGAAGCTAAGATTTATAACTTTTTCTTGGAATATTCTAAGACGCATCCAAATGTGCCTTATATCTATTTGGGAACAAAGGATGGCGGATACATACAATGGCCGGATGGTACTTCCACCGATAAATTTGACCCGAGACCAAGAGCGTGGTACACCCAGGCGGTTGAGAATCCCGACAAAATCGTGCGCTCGGGTGCTTACGCTGCCTTTACCACAGGTGCTCCGATCGTCAGCTCTTCGGTTACCATTAAGGATGACGCAGGTAACATCGTTGGTGTTCAAGGTGTAGACGTAAGCTTGGACTTTCTGACCGATACCATCAATAACATGAAGATCGGTAAAACCGGCTATGTCATCTTGGCAGATCAAACCGGTACGATCCTCGCAAATCCTAAGAACCCGGAAACCAACTTTAAAAATCTAATGGATCTGGGTATAGCCGAGTTTGCTGACATTGACAAACTGGCAGGCAAAAATTTGGACATCACCTTGAATAAGCAGAACTACACGGCTAGTGTCTACGTATCACCAGAGAATGGTTGGAAATATATTGCAGTTATGGATGAGGGTGAAGTAGCGGAATCAGTCAATGCGATCCAGGACATTATTTTCCTCATCATGGTTGTTATCGCTGTTATCGCCATCGGAGTAGCTTTGTATTTAGCTGGCGCGATTACGAAGCCGATAAATGCGGCTGTTCAGTATTTGCAGCAAATCGGCAGTGGTGACTTGGCGATCGATATTCCGCAATCTATGCTGAACAAGCGAAGTGAAGTAGGCACCATGGTACGGGCTATTGATGCGATGAAACAGGATATGCAGAACATGATCGGTGGCATTTCTACTTCGGGCCAAATTGTCTCTCAATCGGCGGATAAACTTACAGACAGCATGGATCAGACACAAAAGGCTTCCTCACTCATTACCGAGTCCATCGTTCAACTTGCTACCGCTTCTAATGATGAAGCTAACAACGTTATGGAGGGCTCTGAAAAAGTTGAGCAGCTCGGCGGAGCGATTGATCAAGTTACGGCATCCGCTCAGGAAATACTGGATCTTGCTCGTCGTACAGCCGAATTGAATCAACGCGGTATCGTAATTGTGCAGGAGCTAGTAGGGAAATTTAACAGCACACAACGGGCTTCTGAGGAAACAGCACAAGCTATTAATCATGTGAGTGGCAGCACTGGTGAAATCAGAGGCATACTCGGTACGATTCTTGAAATCTCCGGTCAGACGAATTTGCTGGCTCTAAATGCGTCCATTGAGGCTTCAAGAGCAGGTGAACATGGGCGAGGATTCTCCGTGGTAGCTGCCGAGATCCGCAAGCTCGCGGAGCAATCAGCTTCCGCTGCGAATAATATCAGTCACATTATTTCAACTGTAAACAACCAGGTGGGATCGGCTGTTCAGGCCATCGGCAAATCCCGCGAACTGTTTATAGACCAGGAAACGGCGGTTCGAGAAACCGAAACCATCTTTAACGATATTATGGTGTCCGTGAACAGCCAAATGGACATGACGAATCAGGTTGACGGCCAAATCCAGCTGATGGTTGAAAAACGCTATGAACTCACAGACGTCTTCACCAATATCTCAGCGATTACGGAAGAGAATGCTGCCATTACCCAAGACGTGTCCGCGGCAGCAGAGGAACAACTGGCTACGATTGATGATATAGCAGGTTATCTGACTCAGCTGCAGGGACTTTCCAAGGATCTTGAGGACAATATTAAGAAATTCAACATCCATAACCAGTGA